The Leadbettera azotonutricia ZAS-9 genome has a window encoding:
- a CDS encoding ArsR/SmtB family transcription factor translates to MNAEQKIIVFHQDMVDQAVETLPPQKNLENLGEFFKVLTDASRLKILYALGAGELCVFDLSVTIGASVSSVSHHLAALKRVRLVKGRRDGRIIYYSLDDDHVKSIIRYAREHLEER, encoded by the coding sequence ATGAATGCAGAGCAAAAAATCATTGTTTTTCATCAGGATATGGTGGATCAGGCGGTAGAGACCCTTCCGCCTCAGAAGAACCTGGAAAACCTGGGCGAATTCTTCAAAGTTTTGACCGATGCCTCGAGGCTCAAGATACTTTATGCCCTCGGCGCCGGGGAGCTTTGTGTCTTTGACCTTTCCGTGACCATTGGAGCCAGCGTTTCCTCGGTAAGCCACCATTTGGCAGCCCTCAAAAGAGTACGGCTCGTCAAAGGGCGCAGGGACGGCCGGATTATTTACTATTCATTGGACGACGATCATGTCAAATCCATCATCAGATATGCCCGTGAACACCTGGAGGAACGTTAA
- a CDS encoding uroporphyrinogen decarboxylase family protein: protein MNKRDLVWRAFHNESVERIPVGFWFHFAKDELEDVFKNPGLREINIQGHKKFYEAFDPDFLKIMTDGYFCYPNEIFASAKDVSELKKIKPIGSDHPWIREQVKLAQAVTGAYGKNVLTFYNIFAPATIFKFARQGKNADSMLADFMLRDKAVVTRALNVVAEDTAALAKAVVSEGGADGIYYSTQDVSDSRISTELQKECIAPSDFAVLDSANSAKGLNILHICSYAGHHNKISHYTDYPVQIINWAAHLEKVSLGSGKKLFGGKPVIGGFDNTPAGVLYKGSKAEIEAETDRLINEAKNQGAVKGLALGADCTLPRDINVERLKWVRDRAAIKQHE, encoded by the coding sequence ATGAATAAACGTGACTTAGTATGGCGAGCCTTTCATAATGAGAGCGTAGAACGCATTCCTGTAGGTTTCTGGTTTCACTTCGCCAAGGACGAGCTTGAGGATGTTTTTAAGAACCCAGGGCTTAGGGAAATCAATATTCAGGGGCATAAGAAATTTTATGAAGCCTTTGATCCTGATTTCCTCAAGATTATGACGGATGGGTATTTTTGCTATCCCAACGAAATTTTTGCCTCCGCGAAAGATGTATCCGAATTAAAGAAAATCAAGCCCATAGGCTCAGATCACCCATGGATACGGGAACAGGTAAAGTTGGCCCAGGCTGTAACCGGCGCTTATGGCAAGAATGTCCTGACCTTTTACAACATTTTCGCCCCTGCCACTATTTTCAAATTCGCAAGGCAGGGTAAAAACGCGGACTCTATGCTGGCTGATTTTATGCTCCGCGATAAGGCCGTGGTAACCCGCGCCCTGAATGTTGTGGCCGAAGATACAGCCGCCCTCGCAAAGGCGGTTGTTTCGGAAGGTGGCGCTGACGGGATTTATTACAGCACCCAGGATGTTTCAGATTCCCGGATCTCCACTGAACTCCAAAAAGAATGCATTGCACCATCTGACTTTGCTGTCCTTGATAGCGCCAATTCCGCGAAAGGGCTTAACATACTCCACATTTGCAGTTACGCAGGGCATCATAATAAAATATCCCATTACACTGATTACCCAGTCCAAATCATCAACTGGGCCGCGCATCTGGAAAAAGTCTCCCTGGGCTCGGGCAAGAAACTCTTTGGGGGAAAGCCTGTGATTGGGGGCTTTGACAATACTCCTGCGGGGGTGTTGTATAAAGGAAGCAAAGCCGAGATTGAAGCCGAGACGGATCGCCTCATAAATGAAGCTAAAAATCAGGGCGCAGTAAAAGGCTTGGCCCTTGGCGCAGACTGCACCCTTCCAAGGGACATAAACGTGGAACGCTTAAAATGGGTAAGGGACAGGGCAGCTATTAAACAGCATGAATAA
- a CDS encoding M15 family metallopeptidase: MLNIFKKTLLLFFVLLYFSSCSKRASKISESPDVPGGAATSVSNDAPGDASVGAADADREAFIEDFWRWSFGDAGLPEELSRKVADSAAQGPDFIMDLLAVLETDSSLYKLVDKTHALSNGYAPSDLVELTGGSYRITRRDLMLRKAAASSLEEMAAAAKADGVTLTVGSSYRSQQYQVEVYNRNVREMGQEAADRESAKPGYSQHQTGLVVDFSPIDDSFADTAAGKWVLAHAGRFGWSISFPDGYEKATGYRWESWHYRYVGKELVYFIDTHFGGIQQYALQFIEAWIASSGE, from the coding sequence ATGTTGAATATTTTCAAAAAAACACTTTTGCTTTTTTTTGTTTTATTGTATTTTTCTTCCTGCTCCAAAAGGGCCTCCAAGATATCCGAAAGCCCTGATGTGCCCGGAGGCGCAGCAACATCTGTGTCAAACGATGCCCCTGGTGATGCTTCTGTGGGGGCAGCCGATGCAGATCGTGAAGCCTTTATCGAAGACTTTTGGCGATGGTCTTTCGGCGATGCCGGGCTGCCTGAAGAACTCTCCCGTAAGGTTGCAGACTCGGCAGCCCAGGGGCCCGACTTCATTATGGATCTTCTTGCAGTGCTCGAAACCGATTCTTCCCTCTACAAATTGGTGGACAAGACCCATGCCCTGTCCAACGGCTATGCCCCTTCGGATCTTGTTGAACTTACAGGCGGCTCTTACCGTATAACCCGCAGGGATCTTATGCTCCGCAAAGCTGCCGCTTCTTCTCTTGAGGAAATGGCAGCGGCTGCCAAGGCCGACGGCGTTACCCTTACTGTGGGCTCAAGTTACCGTTCACAGCAATACCAGGTGGAAGTGTACAACCGCAATGTGCGGGAGATGGGCCAGGAAGCCGCCGACAGGGAATCCGCAAAGCCCGGTTACAGTCAGCACCAGACAGGATTGGTGGTGGATTTCTCCCCAATTGATGACAGCTTTGCGGATACTGCCGCAGGCAAGTGGGTTCTCGCGCATGCGGGCCGCTTCGGCTGGTCCATCTCCTTCCCTGACGGATATGAAAAAGCCACGGGCTATCGCTGGGAAAGCTGGCATTACCGCTATGTAGGCAAGGAGCTGGTGTATTTTATCGACACCCACTTTGGGGGCATACAGCAGTATGCCCTTCAGTTTATCGAAGCCTGGATTGCAAGCTCAGGGGAATAG
- a CDS encoding heavy metal translocating P-type ATPase, whose product MSNSCSSHGCSCCHEEHEEESLPRKGIKTFIIAFLLWGLGLLVAWQKPLANMQLGPFLVGPFLPLIPFLGSYFFAGLPVLRNAFLNLKRGHALDENFLMSIATIGAFAIGEWEEAAGVMIFYMIGELIQEAAVNRSRSSINALLALKPDKARIQDGEGWAEVSPADVAPGTLVLVRPGERFPLDGVVEDGAGSIDASMLTGEARPVAREAGEEVRSGTLSVDGVFRIRTTRTADDSSAARIIKLVESAKEAKAKPERFITAFARWYTPIVVGFAVLLSVVPPLVIPGARFSEWFYRALILLVISCPCALVVSVPLGYFAGIGGMSRRGIMVKGAVHLDMLNRTQNVAFDKTGTLTRGKFSVIALEPAPGTDEEDLLAAAIWAEQESNHPIAEAIRVHGKSVAGGEPRPLVSAEGSAGSFEKTASRREIAGQGLEIEAGTEVFLAGNRRLLESRGVLSSQTASSVDEDINTAVYLARSGKYMGRILIGDTLKLGAVEAIRELKQMGIRNTVMFTGDNRGAAMETASKLGITSVEAGLLPEDKLFQVEKLTKTGTTVFVGDGINDAPVLARSHVGIAMGSGADAAVEAADIIVMTDDPRRVPEAIERARRTHRIILQNVVFALGAKGMFITLAVMGEANMWLALIADVGVALIAILNSARALR is encoded by the coding sequence ATGAGTAACAGTTGCAGCAGTCATGGTTGTAGTTGCTGTCATGAAGAGCATGAAGAAGAAAGCCTTCCGCGGAAGGGAATAAAAACCTTTATCATAGCTTTTCTGCTTTGGGGCCTGGGCTTGCTTGTTGCCTGGCAAAAGCCCCTGGCAAATATGCAGCTAGGCCCTTTCCTGGTAGGGCCTTTTCTGCCCCTCATCCCCTTTCTCGGGTCCTACTTTTTTGCGGGTCTTCCGGTTTTGAGGAATGCCTTCCTTAACCTTAAGCGGGGCCATGCGCTGGACGAGAATTTCCTCATGTCCATTGCCACTATAGGCGCTTTTGCCATTGGCGAGTGGGAAGAGGCCGCAGGGGTAATGATCTTCTATATGATAGGGGAGCTTATTCAGGAAGCGGCGGTGAATCGCTCGCGGTCTTCCATCAATGCCCTTTTGGCGCTGAAGCCGGATAAGGCAAGGATACAGGATGGCGAAGGCTGGGCAGAGGTTTCCCCTGCCGATGTGGCGCCTGGCACCCTTGTACTGGTAAGGCCTGGCGAGCGCTTCCCCCTGGACGGGGTTGTGGAGGACGGCGCCGGTTCCATTGATGCTTCCATGCTCACCGGGGAAGCGCGGCCTGTGGCAAGGGAAGCGGGGGAAGAGGTCAGGTCGGGCACCCTCTCGGTGGATGGTGTTTTCCGGATTCGGACGACAAGGACGGCGGATGACTCGTCAGCTGCCAGAATCATCAAGCTTGTGGAGTCGGCCAAAGAGGCCAAAGCCAAGCCGGAGCGTTTTATCACAGCCTTTGCCCGCTGGTATACCCCCATAGTGGTGGGCTTCGCTGTCCTGCTTTCGGTTGTCCCGCCCCTCGTCATTCCCGGAGCCCGTTTTTCCGAATGGTTCTACAGGGCCCTTATCCTGCTGGTCATTTCATGCCCATGCGCCCTGGTGGTGAGTGTTCCCCTGGGTTACTTTGCGGGCATAGGGGGTATGTCCCGGCGGGGCATAATGGTAAAGGGGGCAGTGCACCTGGATATGCTGAACCGGACGCAGAATGTGGCTTTCGACAAGACCGGGACACTCACCAGGGGCAAGTTCTCGGTAATTGCCCTGGAGCCTGCGCCTGGGACAGATGAGGAGGATCTCCTGGCAGCCGCAATCTGGGCGGAGCAGGAATCCAATCACCCTATAGCTGAGGCCATACGGGTTCATGGGAAGAGTGTTGCCGGAGGGGAACCCCGGCCTTTGGTCTCGGCGGAGGGTTCTGCCGGGAGTTTCGAGAAAACAGCTTCCCGCAGGGAGATAGCGGGCCAGGGCCTGGAAATTGAGGCTGGGACTGAGGTTTTCCTCGCCGGAAACCGGCGCCTCCTGGAATCCAGGGGTGTATTATCCTCCCAAACCGCAAGTTCTGTGGACGAGGACATCAATACAGCGGTGTACCTTGCTCGTTCAGGCAAGTATATGGGCCGCATCCTCATTGGGGATACCCTTAAGCTGGGAGCAGTGGAGGCAATCAGGGAATTAAAGCAGATGGGCATACGCAATACAGTGATGTTCACCGGGGATAACCGGGGGGCTGCCATGGAAACTGCTTCAAAACTGGGGATTACGTCCGTGGAGGCCGGGCTTCTCCCGGAAGATAAGCTTTTCCAGGTCGAGAAGCTGACCAAAACCGGGACAACTGTCTTTGTAGGCGACGGGATCAATGATGCGCCGGTATTGGCGCGCTCCCATGTGGGCATTGCTATGGGTTCGGGAGCCGATGCCGCAGTAGAGGCAGCGGATATTATCGTTATGACCGACGATCCCAGGCGGGTTCCCGAGGCTATAGAGCGGGCAAGGAGGACCCACCGCATCATTCTGCAGAATGTGGTCTTTGCCCTTGGGGCAAAAGGCATGTTCATCACCCTGGCAGTTATGGGAGAGGCCAATATGTGGCTTGCCCTTATCGCCGATGTAGGCGTTGCCCTGATAGCTATACTCAATTCGGCCAGGGCATTGCGCTAG
- a CDS encoding MATE family efflux transporter, with the protein MSDSASPKPKTVDAADRLGTESVGKLLLRFSVPAITGMLVNALYNVVDRIFVGRGVNEVALGGLSLVMPLMTITMAFAMLFGIGSANMISMRLGQGRRQDAENALNHCLILLLVTGLVIMAAGIIFIDPILSILGAQDGSEALDYARRYYRIILYGSVFGMVGFGFSHCTRAQGFPTITMISMLLGAVLNTILDPLFIFVLKWGVEGAAWATIISQLASAIWIISFNSGKKPVIRLKLGAFKPSLRIIIDIMSFGSAQFLLQFVMSGVQLLYNTSMGWYGAITLGVANGGDIALSGMNIVNSISMLIFMPVFGINQGAQPILGYNYGAKKFDRVMSAYLRAITAATAICIVGFIVTESIPLVLIRLFAPDGSAALLSFAPWAMRVAMLMLPLNGFSIVSSNLFVVTGRPKISIVLSLLRQFIILIPCLLIFGKIWQLHGVVAAAPVSDGIAFFLTGGLIIFELKKLNRQKKEMKELAA; encoded by the coding sequence TTGTCAGATAGTGCATCTCCAAAACCCAAAACTGTAGACGCGGCAGACCGCCTGGGGACTGAAAGCGTCGGGAAACTTCTCCTCAGGTTCTCGGTGCCAGCCATTACAGGCATGCTGGTAAACGCCCTCTACAATGTGGTGGACAGGATCTTCGTAGGCCGGGGGGTTAACGAAGTTGCCCTGGGCGGCCTCTCCCTGGTGATGCCCCTCATGACCATAACCATGGCTTTTGCCATGTTATTCGGAATCGGTTCGGCCAACATGATCTCCATGCGGCTTGGCCAGGGCAGGAGGCAGGATGCGGAAAATGCCCTAAACCACTGCCTGATACTACTCCTTGTTACAGGCCTTGTAATCATGGCTGCGGGCATTATTTTCATAGACCCCATACTTTCTATTTTGGGAGCCCAGGATGGCAGCGAAGCCCTGGACTATGCCCGGCGCTATTACCGTATCATCCTGTACGGATCGGTTTTTGGCATGGTCGGATTCGGGTTTTCTCACTGCACCAGGGCACAGGGCTTCCCCACTATTACCATGATCAGCATGCTTTTGGGGGCTGTACTCAACACCATACTCGACCCCCTTTTCATCTTTGTTCTTAAATGGGGAGTTGAAGGGGCTGCCTGGGCAACCATCATTTCCCAACTGGCCTCGGCAATTTGGATCATCTCGTTCAACTCAGGCAAGAAGCCTGTGATACGACTCAAGCTCGGAGCTTTCAAGCCGTCGCTGCGTATCATCATTGACATTATGTCCTTTGGGTCGGCACAGTTCCTGCTGCAGTTTGTCATGTCCGGAGTGCAGCTTCTCTACAACACCAGCATGGGTTGGTACGGCGCCATTACCCTGGGGGTTGCCAACGGCGGGGACATTGCCCTTTCGGGCATGAACATCGTCAATTCCATCTCCATGCTGATCTTCATGCCCGTCTTTGGCATCAACCAGGGGGCGCAGCCCATACTGGGCTACAACTACGGGGCGAAAAAGTTCGACCGCGTCATGAGCGCATACCTCAGGGCAATCACCGCAGCCACCGCGATCTGCATTGTCGGCTTCATCGTTACCGAGAGCATACCCCTGGTACTGATAAGGCTTTTTGCCCCTGACGGCAGCGCCGCGCTCCTCTCGTTTGCGCCCTGGGCCATGAGGGTTGCAATGCTCATGCTGCCCCTCAACGGATTCTCAATTGTGTCATCAAATCTTTTTGTGGTGACCGGGCGCCCGAAAATTTCAATCGTGCTTTCCCTGCTGAGGCAGTTTATAATACTCATACCCTGCCTCCTCATCTTCGGAAAAATCTGGCAGCTTCACGGTGTGGTGGCGGCAGCGCCGGTTTCGGACGGCATTGCGTTCTTCCTCACCGGCGGCCTTATAATCTTTGAATTGAAAAAATTGAACAGGCAAAAAAAAGAAATGAAAGAGCTGGCTGCATAG